In Phyllostomus discolor isolate MPI-MPIP mPhyDis1 chromosome 3, mPhyDis1.pri.v3, whole genome shotgun sequence, a single genomic region encodes these proteins:
- the ABCA2 gene encoding ATP-binding cassette sub-family A member 2 isoform X1: protein MGFLHQLQLLLWKNVTLKRRSPWVLAFEIFIPLVLFFILLGLRQKKPTISVKEVSFYTAAPLTSAGILPVMQSLCPDGQRDELGFLQYANSTVTQLLDRLDRVVQEGNLFDPERPSLGSELEALRQHLEALSSGPDTWDRRADRPAASSFSLDSVARDPRELWRFLTQNLSLPNSTAQALLAAQVDVPEVYHLLFGPSPTLDMESGLPRGQQPWGPPRTSSLFRLEELLMAPTLLEQLTCAPGPGALGRILSVPRGQLPALRGYRDAVCGGQATARARRFSGLAAELQNQLDVAKIAQQLGLDTPNGSVPQPQPPPPRRLQALLEDLLDAQKALRDVDVLSALALLLPQGACAHRAPGAPARGPGGAANSTGGGAGTGSNATAEEGASPAAAPASSDGLQGQCSAFVQLWAALQPILCGNNRTIEPEALRRGNMSSLGFTSKEQRNLGLLVHLMTSNPKILYAPAGSEADRVILKANETFALVGNVTHYAQVWLNISAEIRSFLEQGRLQQHLRWLQQYVAELRLHPEALNLSLEDLPPALRQSNFSLPNGSALLQQLDTIDNAACGWIQFMSKVSVDIFKGFPDEESIVNYTLNQAYQDNVTVFASVIFQTRKDGSLPPHVHYKIRQNSSFTEKTNEIRRAYWRPGPNTGGRFYFLYGFVWIQDMIERAIINTFVGHDVVEPGSYVQMFPYPCYTRDDFLFVIEHMMPLCMVISWVYSVAMTIQHIVAEKEHRLKEVMKTMGLDNAVHWVAWFITGFVQLSISVTALTAILKYGQVLMHSHVLIIWLFLAVYAVATIMFCFLVSVLYSKAKLASACGGIIYFLSYVPYMYVAIREEVAHDKITAFEKCIASLMSTTAFGLGSKYFALYEVAGVGIQWHTFSQSPVEGDDFNLLLAVTMLMVDAVVYGVLTWYIEAVHPGMYGLPRPWYFPLQKSYWLGSGRAEAWEWSWPWAHAPRLSVMEEDQACAMENRRLEETRGMEEEPTHLPLVVCVDKLTKIYKNDKKLALNKLSLNLYENQVVSFLGHNGAGKTTTMSILTGLFPPTSGSATIYGHDIRTEMDEIRKNLGMCPQHNVLFDRLTVEEHLWFYSRLKSMAQAEIRKEMDKMIEDLELSNKRHSLVQTLSGGMKRKLSVAIAFVGGSRAIILDEPTAGVDPYARRAIWDLILKYKPGRTILLSTHHMDEADLLGDRIAIISHGKLRCCGSPLFLKGAYGDGYRLTLVKRPAEPGGPQEPALTSSPPGRAPLSSCSEPQVSQFIRKHVASCLLVSDTSTELSYILPSEAAKKGAFERLFQHLECSLDSLHLSSFGLMDTTLEEVFLKVSEEDQSLENSEADMRESGKDALPGTEGLAALGDAHAGNLARCAGLAQSQASLQSASSVGSARGDEGAGYADVCGDYHPLFNNLQDPDNVSLQDAEAEALSRAGQGSRKLEGWWLKVRQFHGLLVKRFHCARRNSKALSSQILLPALFVCVAMTVALSVPEIGDLPPLVLSPSQYHNYTQPRGNFIPYANEERQEYRFQLSPDASPQQLVSTFRLPSGVGATCVLKSPANGSLGSTLNLSSGESRLLAARFFDSMCLESFTQGLPLSNFVPPPPSPAPSDSPPSQDEDLPQAWNSSLHPTSGPENWTSAPSLPRLVREPVRCTCSAQGTGFSCPSGVGGHPPQMRVVTGDILTDITGHNVSEYLLFTSDRFRLHRYGAITFGNVQKSIPASFGAGAPAMVRKIAVRRAAQVFYNNKGYHSMPTYLNSLNNAILRANLPKSKGHPAAYGITVTNHPMNKTSASLSLDYLLQGTDVVIAIFIIVAMSFVPASFVVFLVAEKSTKAKHLQFVSGCNPVIYWLANYVWDMLNYLVPATCCVIILFVFDLPAYTSPTNFPAVLCLFLLYGWSITPIMYPASFWFEVPSSAYVFLIVINLFIGITATVATFLLQLFEHDKDLKVVNSYLKSCFLIFPNYNLGHGLMEMAYNEYLNEYYAKIGQFDKMKSPFEWDIVTRGLVAMTVEGFVGFFLTIMGQYNFLRQPQRMPVSTKPVEDDVDVASERQRVLRGDADNDMVKIENLTKVYKSRKIGSILAVDRLCLGVRPGECFGLLGVNGAGKTSTFKMLTGDESTTGGEAFVNGHSVLKELLQVQQSLGYCPQFDALFDELTAREHLQLYTRLRGIPWKDEARVVKWALEKLELTKYADKPAGTYSGGNKRKLSTAIALIGNPAFIFLDEPTTGMDPKARRFLWNLILDLIKTGRSVVLTSHSMEECEALCTRLAIMVNGRLRCLGSIQHLKNRFGDGYMITVRTRSSQNVKDVVRFFNRNFPEAVLKERHHTKVQYQLKSERISLAQVFSKMEQVVGVLGIEDYSVSQTTLDNVFVNFAKKQSDNLEQQETEPPSALQSPLGRLFSLFRPRPTPTELRALVAEEPEDLDTEDEGLISFEEERAQLSFNTDTLC, encoded by the exons ATGGGCTTCCTGCaccagctgcagctgctgctctggaAGAACGTGACGCTGAAACGCCGGAGCCCG TGGGTCTTGGCCTTCGAGATCTTCATCCCCCTGGTCCTCTTCTTCATCCTGCTGGGGCTTCGGCAGAAGAAGCCCACCATCTCTGTGAAGGAAG TCT ccttCTACACCGCGGCACCCCTCACCTCCGCCGGGATCCTGCCCGTCATGCAGTCGCTGTGCCCCGACGGCCAGCGGGACGAGCTCGGCTTCCTGCAGTACGCCAACTCCAC ggtCACCCAGCTGCTGGACCGCCTGGACCGCGTGGTGCAGGAGGGCAACCTGTTCGACCCAGAGCGGCCCAGCCTGGGCTCGGAGCTGGAGGCCCTGCGCCAGCACCTGGAGGCCCTCAGCTCGGGCCCCGACACCTGGGACCGCCGCGCGGACAGGCCTGCAG cctcctccttctctctggaTTCGGTGGCCAGGGACCCAAGGGAGCTGTGGCGTTTCCTGACACAGAACCTGTCGCTGCCTAACAGCAcggcccaggccctgctggctgCCCAGGTGGACGTGCCCGAG GTCTATCACCTGCTCTTCGGCCCCTCGCCTACCCTGGACATGGAGTCAGGCCTCCCCAGGGGTCAGCAACCCTGGGGCCCCCCACGTACCAGTTCCCTCTTTCGGTTGGAG GAGCTGCTGATGGCCCCCACCCTCCTAGAGCAGCTCACGTGCGCACCGGGCCCCGGGGCGCTGGGCCGCATCCTCTCGGTGCCCCGGGGGCAGCTGCCAGCCCTGCGGGGCTACCGGGATGCGGTCTGCGGCGGGCAGGCCACCGCCCGCGCCCGGCGCTTTTCTGGGCTGGCGGCGGAGCTCCAGAACCAGCTGGACGTGGCCAAGATCGCCCAGCAG CTGGGCCTGGACACCCCCAACGGATCGGTGCCCCAGCCACAGCCGCCACCCCCGCGGCGGCTGCAGGCCCTGCTGGAGGACCTGCTGGACGCCCAGAAGGCTCTGCGGGACGTGGACGTCCTGTcggccctggccctgctgctgccccagggcgCCTGCGCCCACCGGGCTCCCGGAGCCCCGGCCCGCGGTCCCGGCGGGGCGGCCAACAgcacagggggcggggcgggcacggGCTCCAACGCCACGGCGGAGGAGGGGGCCTCGCCCGCTGCGGCGCCCGCCTCCTCGGACGGCCTGCAGGGCCAGTGCTCCGCCTTCGTGCAGCTCTGGGCCGCCCTACAGCCCATCCTGTGTGGTAACAACCG CACCATTGAGCCAGAGGCGCTACGGCGGGGCAACATGAGCTCCCTGGGCTTCACGAGCAAGGAACAGCGGAACCTGGGCCTCCTGGTGCACCTCATGACCAGCAACCCCAAGATCCTGTACGCGCCCGCGGGTTCCGAGGCGGATCGCGTCATCCTCAAG GCCAACGAGACCTTTGCCCTTGTAGGCAACGTGACCCACTACGCCCAGGTCTGGCTCAACATCTCGGCCGAGATCCGGAGCTTCCTGGAGCAGGGCCGGCTTCAGCAGCACCTGCGCTGGCTGCAGCAG TACGTGGCGGAGCTGCGGCTGCACCCCGAGGCGCTGAACCTGTCGCTGGAGGACCTGCCGCCCGCCCTGCGACAGAGCAACTTCTCCCTGCCCAACGGCTCGgccctcctgcagcagctggacACCATCGACAACGCGGCCTGCGGCTGGATCCAGTTCATGTCCAAG gtcagCGTGGACATTTTCAAGGGCTTCCCGGACGAGGAGAGCATCGTCAACTACACCCTGAACCAAGCCTACCAGGACAACGTCACCGTGTTCGCCA GCGTGATCTTCCAGACGCGCAAGGACGGCTCCCTGCCGCCCCACGTCCACTATAAGATCCGCCAGAACTCCAGCTTCACCGAGAAAACCAACGAGATCCGCCGGGCCTACTGGCGGCCCGGGCCCAACACCGGTGGGCGCTTCTACTTCCTTTACGGCTTCGTCTGGATCCAGG ACATGATAGAGCGCGCCATCATCAACACATTCGTGGGGCACGACGTGGTGGAGCCGGGCAGCTACGTCCAGATGTTCCCCTACCCCTGCTACACCCGAGACGA CTTCCTGTTCGTCATCGAGCACATGATGCCGCTGTGCATGGTGATCTCCTGGGTGTACTCGGTGGCCATGACCATCCAGCACATCGTGGCGGAGAAGGAGCACCGGCTgaaggag GTGATGAAGACCATGGGCCTGGACAACGCCGTGCACTGGGTGGCCTGGTTCATCACAGGCTTCGTGCAGCTCTCCATCTCCGTGACCGCCCTCACCGCCATCCTCAAGTACGGCCAGGTGCTCATGCACAGCCACGTGCTCATCATCTGGCTCTTCCTGGCTGTCTACGCCGTGGCCACCATCATGTTCTG CTTCCTGGTGTCTGTGCTGTACTCCAAGGCCAAGCTGGCCTCGGCCTGCGGCGGCATCATCTACTTCCTGAGCTACGTGCCCTACATGTACGTGGCGATCCGAGAGGAGGTGGCCCATGACAAGATCACCGCCTTCGAGAAGTGCATCGCG TCCCTGATGTCCACCACAGCCTTTGGCCTGGGCTCCAAGTACTTCGCCCTGTACGAGGTGGCGGGCGTGGGCATCCAGTGGCACACGTTCAGCCAGTCGCCTGTGGAGGGGGACGACTTCAACCTGCTCCTGGCCGTCACCATGCTGATGGTGGACGCCGTGGTCTACGGCGTGCTCACGTGGTACATCGAGGCCGTGCACCCAG GCATGTACGGGCTGCCGCGGCCCTGGTACTTTCCACTGCAGAAGTCCTACTGGCTGGGCAGCGGGCGGGCAGAGGCGTGGGAGTGGAGCTGGCCCTGGGCGCACGCCCCCCGCCTCAGCGTCATGGAGGAGGACCAGGCCTGTGCCATGGAGAACCGGCGCTTGG AGGAGACTCGGGGCATGGAGGAAGAGCCCACCCACTTGCCACTGGTGGTCTGCGTGGACAAGCTCACCAAGATCTACAAGAACGACAAGAAGCTGGCCCTGAATAAGCTGAGCCTGAACCTCTACGAGAACCAGGTGGTGTCCTTCCTGGGCCACAACGGGGCCGGCAAGACCACCACCAT GTCTATCCTCACGGGCCTGTTCCCGCCCACGTCCGGCTCGGCCACCATCTACGGGCACGACATCCGGACGGAGATGGACGAGATCCGCAagaacctgggcatgtgcccccAGCACAACGTGCTCTTCGACCGGCTCACGGTGGAGGAGCACCTCTGGTTCTACTCGCGGCTGAAGAGCATGGCGCAGGCGGAGATCCGCAAGGAGATGGACAA AATGATCGAAGACCTGGAGCTCTCCAACAAGCGGCACTCGCTGGTGCAGACGCTGTCCGGTGGCATGAAGCGCAAGCTCTCCGTGGCCATTGCCTTCGTGGGCGGGTCCCGCGCTATCATCCTGGACGAGCCCACGGCTGGCGTGGACCCCTACGCGCGCCGCGCCATCTGGGACCTCATCCTGAAGTACAAGCCAG GCCGCACCATCCTCCTGTCCACCCACCACATGGACGAGGCCGACCTGCTCGGGGACCGCATCGCCATCATCTCCCACGGGAAGCTCAGGTGCTGCGGCTCCCCGCTGTTCCTCAAAGGCGCCTACGGGGACGGCTACCGCCTCACACTGGTCAAGCGTCCTGCCGAGCCCGGCGGCCCCCAAG AGCCCGCGCTGACGTCCAGCCCGCCGGGCCGGGCCCCGCTGAGCAGCTGCTCCGAGCCCCAGGTGTCCCAGTTCATCCGCAAGCACgtggcctcctgcctcctggtctCCGACACCAGCACCGAGCTCTCCTACATCCTGCCCAGTGAGGCCGCCAAGAAGGGGGCCTTCGAGCGCCTCTTccag CACCTGGAGTGCAGCCTGGACTCCTTACACCTGAGCAGCTTCGGGCTGATGGACACCACGCTGGAGGAAGTGTTCCTGAAGGTGTCCGAGGAGGACCAGTCGCTGGAGAACAGCGAGGCGG ACATGAGAGAGTCCGGGAAGGACGCGCTGCCCGGGACGGAGGGCCTGGCCGCGCTGGGCGACGCGCACGCGGGCAACCTGGCCAGGTGCGCGGGGCTGGCCCAGTCCCAGGCGTCCCTGCAGTCTGCGTCCTCCGTGGGCTCTGCGCGCGGGGACGAGGGAGCCGGGTATGCCGACGTCTGTGGTGACTACCACCCCCTCTTCAACAACCTGCAGGACCCCGACAACGTCAGCTTGCAAG ACGCGGAGGCGGAGGCCCTCTCCAGGGCGGGCCAGGGCAGCCGCAAGCTGGAGGGCTGGTGGCTGAAGGTGCGCCAGTTCCACGGGCTCCTGGTGAAGCGCTTCCACTGCGCCCGCCGCAACTCCAAGGCGCTGTCCTCTCAGATCCTGCTGCCCGCGCTGTTCGTCTGCGTGGCCATGACGGTGGCCCTCTCCGTCCCCGAGATCG gCGACCTGCCCCCGCTGGTCCTGTCCCCCTCCCAGTACCACAACTACACCCAGCCCCGCGGCAACTTCATCCCCTACGCCAACGAGGAGCGGCAGGAGTACCG CTTCCAGCTGTCGCCCGACGCCAGCCCCCAGCAGCTGGTGAGCACGTTCCGGCTGCCGTCGGGCGTGGGTGCCACCTGCGTGCTCAAGTCTCCGGCCAACGGCTCCCTGGGGTCCACGCTGAACCTGAGCAGCGGGGAGTCCCGCCTGCTGGCCGCGCGGTTCTTCGACAGCATGTGCCTGGAGTCCTTCACGCAGGGGCTGCCCCTGTCCAACTTCGTGCCGCCCCCGCCCTCGCCCGCCCCGTCCGACTCCCCGCCGTCCCAGGACGAGGACCTGCCGCAGGCCTGGAACTCCTCCCTGCATCCCACCTCCGGGCCAG AGAACTGGACGTCCGCGCCCTCCCTGCCGCGCCTGGTGCGGGAGCCCGTCCGCTGCACCTGCTCCGCACAGGGCACCGGCTTCTCCTGCCCGAGCGGCGTGGGCGGGCACCCGCCCCAGATGCGGGTGGTCACGGGCGACATCCTGACCGACATCACTGGCCACAACGTCTCCGAGTACCTGCTGTTCACCTCCGACCGCTTCCGGCTGCACCG GTACGGGGCCATCACCTTCGGCAACGTGCAGAAGTCCATCCCGGCCTCCTTCGGCGCCGGGGCCCCGGCCATGGTGCGGAAGATCGCGGTGCGCCGGGCAGCCCAG GTTTTCTACAACAACAAGGGCTACCACAGCATGCCCACCTACCTTAACAGCCTCAACAACGCCATCCTGCGTGCCAACCTGCCCAAGAGCAAGGGCCACCCGGCCGCCTACG GCATCACTGTCACCAACCACCCCATGAACAAGACCAGCGCCAGCCTCTCCCTGGATTACCT GCTGCAGGGGACAGACGTGGTCATCGCCATCTTCATCATCGTGGCCATGTCCTTCGTGCCGGCCAGCTTCGTGGTCTTCCTGGTGGCCGAGAAGTCCACCAAGGCCAAGCACCTGCAGTTCGTCAGCGGCTGCAACCCCGTCATCTACTGGCTGGCCAACTACGTGTGGGACATG CTGAACTACCTGGTCCCGGCCACCTGCTGCGTCATCATCCTGTTTGTGTTCGACTTGCCGGCCTACACGTCGCCCACCAACTTCCCTGCGGTGCTCTGTCTGTTCCTGCTCTACGG GTGGTCCATCACCCCCATCATGTACCCGGCCTCCTTCTGGTTCGAGGTCCCCAGCTCGGCCTACGTGTTTCTCATCGTCATCAACCTCTTCATTGGCATCACGGCCACCGTGGCCACCTTCCTGCTGCAACTCTTCGAGCATGACAAG GACCTGAAGGTCGTCAACAGTTACCTGAAGAGCTGCTTCCTCATCTTCCCCAACTACAACCTGGGCCACGGGCTCATGGAGATGGCTTACAACGAGTACCTCAACGAGTACTACGCCAAGATTG GCCAGTTCGACAAGATGAAGTCCCCGTTCGAGTGGGACATCGTCACCAGGGGGCTGGTGGCCATGACCGTGGAGGGCTTCGTGGGCTTCTTCCTCACCATCATGGGCCAGTACAACTTCCTGCGGCAGCCACA GCGCATGCCCGTGTCCACCAAACCCGTGGAGGACGATGTGGATGTGGCCAGCGAGCGGCAGCGAGTGCTGCGGGGCGACGCCGACAATGACATGGTCAAGATTGAGAACCTGACCAAG GTGTACAAGTCCCGGAAGATCGGCAGCATCCTGGCCGTGGACCGCCTGTGTCTGGGTGTGCGTCCTGGCGAGTGCTTCGGCCTCCTAGGCGTCAATGGCGCGGGCAAGACCAGCACCTTCAAGATGCTGACGGGCGACGAGAGCACGACGGGGGGCGAGGCCTTTGTCAACGGGCACAG CGTGCTCAAGGAACTGCTCCAGGTGCAACAAAGCCTGGGGTACTGCCCGCAGTTCGACGCCCTGTTCGACGAGCTCACGGCCCGGGAGCACCTGCAGCTGTACACGCGGCTCCGCGGCATCCCCTGGAAGGACGAAGCCCGG GTGGTGAAGTGGGCCCTGGAGAAGCTGGAGCTGACCAAGTACGCGGACAAGCCCGCCGGCACCTACAGCGGAGGCAACAAGCGGAAGCTGTCCACGGCCATTGCCCTCATCGGGAACCCCGCCTTTATCTTCCTG GACGAGCCCACCACAGGCATGGACCCCAAGGCCAGGCGCTTCCTCTGGAACCTCATCCTGGACCTCATCAAGACGGGGCGCTCGGTGGTGCTGACGTCGCACAG CATGGAGGAGTGCGAGGCGCTGTGCACGCGACTAGCCATCATGGTGAACGGGCGTCTGCGCTGTCTGGGCAGCATCCAGCACCTGAAGAACCG GTTTGGAGATGGCTACATGATCACGGTGAGGACCAGGAGCAGCCAGAACGTCAAGGACGTGGTGCGGTTCTTCAACCGAAACTTCCCAGAGGCGGTGCTGAag GAGCGGCACCACACGAAGGTGCAGTACCAGCTGAAGTCGGAGCGCATCTCGCTGGCGCAAGTGTTCAGCAAGATGGAGCAGgtggtgggggtgctgggcatCGAGGACTACTCGGTCAGCCAGACCACCCTGGACAAC GTGTTTGTGAACTTCGCCAAGAAGCAGAGTGACAACTTGGAGCAGCAGGAGACGGAGCCGCCCTCGGCCCTGCAGTCCCCCCTAGGCCGCCTGTTCAGCCTGTTCCGGCCGCGGCCCACACCGACCGAGCTGCGGGCACTGGTGGCCGAGGAGCCCGAGGACCTGGACACCGAGGACGAGGGCCTCATCAGCTTCGAGGAGGAACGG GCCCAGCTCTCCTTCAACACGGACACGCTCTGCTGA